The window TGGCGTTTTGCAGTGCGATTTCGGCTTGTTTGCGTTCGGTAATGTCTCGCACAAAGGCGCAGTGGTACTCAGCACCTTTGAATTCCAAATAATTGACGGTGACTTCGGCAGGAAACAGGAGACCTTCTTTGGTGCGGTAGGTGGTTTCAAAGGTGAAGGATTGAAATTGCTTAATCGCTCGCCAGTGTTCTACCCACAGGTTGCCAGAAAATGCAGGGTTGATGTCGTGAGCGCTCAGCGAAAGTAGTTCTTCGGCGCTGTACCCCAACAATTGGCAAGCGGCTTCATTGACGTAGCTCAATTTTGCATCTGAGGTCATCCAAAAGACTGCATCAGCAGCTTTGTCCATTGCAAACTGAGTGAGCTGTAGCGCTTGAGCGAGATGCTTGCGTTCGGTCACGACTTCGGTGAATAAGATTAATCCACCAATTTCACCGGCACAGTTATGCCAAGGCTGGATATCCCACTTGACCCAATCTTGTTTGCCATCAGGTGTGGTGAGAGATTCTTCTTGGCTGTGTCCCTGTTCGCCGGCTAAACAGTTGTGGTAAATTTGCTGCCACTCTGGATTGCCGGCTGGAAAAAATTCGTAATGAGATCGACCAATGAGGTTTTCCGATTCTAAGCCGTACTCGCTCTGCCACCGACGCGAAACGGCTAAATAATGCATTTGCCGGTCTACCATCGCGACTGCTGCCGGTACGTGTTCTACAAATCGGCGAAATCGCTCTTCACTCTCATGCAGTGCCACGTCTGTCCTTTGGTGATTGTGATTAATTGGCTCTTGAACTTTGTGCGAGGGTTGCAGATGAAGCGTTTGCTGAACGGATGTTTTAAGCACTCTGGGAAACCTCCGGTATGGCTCTGAATGAGAATTTTGACAGTTGTTTTGTTATTAAATATCCGTGCTTTTCCTACCAAAATATGCTTGTAATCGTTGGTAGGGTTAACGCACAATTGGGCCATCCAAAAGTTAAAACTTTCAAACGTCCGTCAAGTTTGAGTCCGCTTTTTTGAAAAGCTCCTCGCTATCAATGGTGGTTTCTTACTGAGGTTAAAGCCCCAAGCTATGGCTTGAAAGTTGCCAAATTCTATAAACCCTAGTTAAATCCATCCTGGCGGCGGCACTGCCGTCTTCAGGTTGAGTGATGCGAACCCTATGAGCCGATGAAGTTAGATGCGGGAGTGGATGCACTGGGCTGAATTAACTGTGTCTTTAACAAAGACTTTGCTTCCCACGGCTTCGGTTTTATGACCTATGTCCCCTAACTTAACTTTTCTTTATGATAGTCGTCAAATTTTTTTTGTACATTTTTGCATAAATTTTAATACTTTGTATCGCAATTTTACACAATTTAAAAAAAATATCATGTTTGGTTGCAATCTCAGCCGGCCAGCCTTGCGCCCGAAGGTATCCTTATTGCCGTTGGACTGGGTCGCTTGCACGCTCGCGCAAGTTATTGCCTGATTAGCATGAAATTAAAAAATTTACCACTGTTTTAAGTAATTCTTAAAATTTCAGGAGTTTAAAAGGGAAATTTTTGATTGGCTGTTTTTTATTACTTTGAACAGAGGAAAATAAAACGGAAGCCTCCCAAATAAAATATTCTCTGGTTTTCTGCCGGCTCAGTTGATATTTTGAGATATAAATAATTTTACACTTAATTTTATTAAATTTATTGCAAACATCAAAGGATTTGTTTTAAAACCCGCAGATTTTGCAGCTGATAGCAGATAAACACATAGAACTTCGACAGTTTAAGGCAATGGAAGGGAAGTTTATAAGATTTCTGCAAGAGGTTTGATGAGCAAATCCTGCTTTTTTATGTTTTTATAAGTTTTTTATTAACTGATATTTAAGCCGGCTTCAGCTTTTTTCACAGTTTCAGCAAAAAGCACTTCTGCTTCCTGCTGTTTTTTGGCAAGATCGGCAAGGTTCATCACGCAATAAAGCTGTTCCACACGGGCGATGACTTCTGGGGGAAAATCTCGGTTAAAGTATTTGGTTTCAAAATCGTATCGATTGGGTCGATAGACCATTCCCAAAACTTCAACTAAAGGGTTAAGGGTGTGTGAGTGGTAGTTAGAAATTGCAGCGACTAAGTTTCCACGATTGAGTTCTTTTTTAACAAAGATTTGTAAGAAATCAAAATTATTTTTCAAAATTGCAAGTCTAGCTTGCATTTCCTGTAAATGTTTGCTTTGATTGATCGCCGGCCTCGTGACAAGATTGGCTTTATCAAATCCAACAACAACATTACCGTGTCGTTCCACTTCTAAAAAATCGTTATGACTGCTGCGCTTGATTACGGCAAAATCAATTTGTAAAAAAGGATTCACTCCTTCAAGTTGATAAAAGCACTGGCTGTGTCCATGCCAAGCCGGTTCTGGCACTCTCCATTTAAATTGAATCTCAGAAATTTTTTTGAGAGCTTGTTCAAGAATATCGAAGGTATCTTGAACCCGATTGTCTTCAACAATCACTGCAATATCGATATCTGACCACTCATCAGTATATCCGTGCGCTGCCGAACCGCCCTGCCATAAAGCTAAAACCCAATCGATGGGCTGCAGGGCCGCGATAATCGTTTCTAGAATAACCGCTCTCATCGATTGTCCAAAAAGATAGAGGAAACCAACAAATAAAAGAAGCAGCGTCAGACTCAATCCCCAAAGTAGTGCCGGCATCAACGGCTTAATGTCATTAATTGCCGGCATTCCAATTCTGTCAGTTTATCCTATCTTTGCGCGGTTTTCAAACACAAGTTCTCACCGCTATGATCGGCTAAGCAGTTACCGTTTTTATCAAGGATAATGGCAGATTTAACGGTCGGAAATTGTTTGAGGGTGGCATTGATAGCGGTTTTTGCACGAGCATCATCTCCAACGCCGGATGAAACCACATCTTTGCAGAATTTCACTTTGGCGACTCCATTGGTGACGGAGATGGTAAAGTTTCGGCCACAGTTAGAGTTTCCTCTTAATTTGACAGCATCGGCTAAGCCCTTTTGCCGTTCGGCTGCTTGGGGGCCGGCTATCAATTGTTCGATAGCGAAGGTAGCTACACTCTGACTTTCTGTTGTCCGCCACACAGCCTCAACATCGGTAAAATTTTGAGTGGTTGCAGAGTTTTTTGGGAAAAAGACTTTGACCTTAGTTTTAGCTGCTTTAATGGAATTTGATGCTCCTTGAGCAACTTGTTTTACTCCATTATTTTGCTGAGAGTTCGTTACGTTTGACGCTGATTGTGATGCGGTAACTTGTGGAGATGGGTTGGGTGAAGGTACAGCAGTTGTTACAGAAGTGGAACAAGCGTTAACAGTGCAAACAGTCAGGAGAAGGAATAAAGCGCGGAAAGTTGATTGGCGGTTCATTTGCATTTTGACCTGTTTAGAAGTTTGTTTAATGTCTACGCTGCTATATTGGCTTCAAGCCAACTCAACTGGATTTCGCGAGTGCCAAAAAGTTAATTGGCTACGAATTGTTGGATTTTTGAGCCGGCATTGGGAACCGGCCTCATTTTTAAGGGTGCCAAAAAAGAAACTGTCTATGCCTCAGTCTATTTTGTTACTCGTCTTACTAAAGCCGGCTATTGCCTTCCAACTGAGTATTTGGATCTTCCAGTCGGATTTGGGAACCGTCCTCATTGGTGCGGTAAACTAAGCTTTGGCCTCTGCCGTCTATCATCACTCGCCATCCCACAAACCTACCTAGTGCACAGCCATCTGCGGGACTTGGCAAACCAAAACAGCTATCAGACCAAAATTGCCTTTGTGCTTGGAGGATGCGTAATTCAGAAGTGGGTGCGTTTAAACGTTTGCCGGCTTCCCGCAAAGCTGCGTAAGCAATGGTATTAGGTGCTTCGTCGTTGCGCGGAGGCATTCCGGCAATTGCTTCTGTCCGGATTTGAGAACCGGCATTATCTGTACGATAGACTTGAATTTCCTTGGGTTTGCCTTCCACAACTACTCGCCAACCGGGTGTCGGAGTTCCCATGCAGCGTTCCACAGGACTGGGAAGACCTAAACAAGCATCGGGCCAAGTTTCCTGCTTAATTTCTACAATTAAAAGTTCGGAGGTTGGCAAGGTTAAGTGTTGAGATGCCAGCTTTAAAGCGATATTGGCAACGGCAGCAGGTGCTTTCGTATTAACCGTGAGGAGTTCTCTTTTAGAAAGTCTAACCAAGGAACCCGTTTCGTCAGTATTATAAACCCAGCGCTTTTGTCCGTTTTGTAAGGTAATTTGCCAGCCGGTTGTCGCGATTTGATCGCAAGGATAGGGAAATGTTGAGACTTCGCAACCATAGGCCCAATTGGCTTTGATAGCTTTGACAATGCGGAAGCTTTTCTCTGGTAATTTCCAAGCTTTTGCAGCTTCTTGCAAAACGGCTTTTTCTACAGATTTCGGCAAATTGCTTTCAATAATATTGCTAGCTGCTTCATTCAGTCTGACTTGGGAACCACGGGTATCGCTGCGATAAATTAAGCGTTGCTGTTTGGCTTCTAACGTGACTTCCCAAGCCGGCATATTTATTTTTGTGCAACCTTCAGCCGGCTTCGGTAAATTTAAACAGCCGTTGGTTTGAATTTGTTCAGATTTAACAATGCGAAACTCTTTTGGTTGCAACCCTGTGCGTTGACCGGCAGCTTTCAGGACGGCATTCGCAACGACTTGAGGCAATTTACTGGAAGGGCGTCTTTGTTTAATTTGTTGGGCAGTCCTGTCTTGCCGGTTAAAAGCTTCTGCGCTTGCTGTTTGTAGCAGGGATAAAGTTCCCCCACTTGCCAAGATTCCTGTTAGCGTTAAGGCGACAAAAACACGAGACTTTAGATTATTTTTCTGTTGGAAGTCTTTCATAGCTAGTGCGTTATAATGGGTGATTGAAAATACTCTTCATGTTCTCACATCAAGAAACTGGAAACTTTTGGGAAATTTGGAGATAGGCCGGCAGTGCAAAGATTAAGGTGTTTCGGATTTTGGCGCTGATTGTAAAAAACTCCCCAAAAATTATTGAAGAAAAAGAAGCGCTCAAATTAACCAAAAACATCATAAAACTCGGTTGCCGGTTAGTCGCAAATTAGCCAGAGGTTTGCTTTGTTATTGTTCTAGCATTCTGCCTCAAGGGGGATGTCAGTGGTTTCTAAAACTGAAACCGGCAGAGAGTGGGTGAATTAACCGGCGGTTAATGGCTAGTTGTTGTAAAGTACAGAGAGTACCAATGCTTTACGTGCTTTCTTTGGCCTCGAATTGCTCAGCAAAGACTGGTTTACTTTTGAGTCCTATCATGAAACCTTACGATCAGGACTTTTAAGATCAAAATAATGGCGATCCACATCGGCACATCAGGTTGGAGTTATGACCACTGGCAGGGGATACTCTATCCTCACCAATTGCCACCCCGCGAAAGGCTTCATTATTATATCCAGCGATATCAAACCGTCGAAGTTAACAGCACTTACTACCGCTGGCCTCCAGATGCTACGTTTTCTGGCTGGCAGCAACGTCTCCCAGAGGGCTTTTTGATGACGGTAAAAGCGCCTCGCGGTTTGACGCACAGCACTCGTTTGTATTCGCCGGAAAGATGGTTAGATCGGATGGATGCCGGCCTGCACTGTCTCGGAGACAAGTTGGGCATTCTACTGGTGCAACTGCCGCCCAAGTTTGCCTGCGATCTTCCACGTCTGGCTTACTTTTTGCAACGAACGCCGGCTTGGATAAAATTAACAGTAGAATTCCGGCATCCGAGTTGGCACCGGCACGAAGTTTTTGAGTTACTCGAACAAAGAAATGCGGCTTACTGCGTAATGAGTGGGGCAAATTTGCCCTGCATTCTTCGCGCCACAGCCTCATTTGTGTATGTGCGGCTACATGGCCCAGATCAGAACTTCCTTTATGGCGGATCGTATTCTGACAACGATCTGCACTGGTGGGCTGATCGCATCCGCGAGTGGGAAGCGCAGGGACGCAGTGTGTTTGTTTACTTCAACAACGATGGAGAGGGAAATGCTGTCAGGAATGCAGATACTTTGAAGGGGTTTTTAGGCGTTTGAAGCGGTTTTAAATTAATCCTAATAAATCTTATTCACAAAAAATTTCCGCCTGGTTGGATAGATGCCTGCCGGCACCTACCCTGATTCCTTGTGCCAAAATGCGTGGAGTTGGCCGGCTATGTCTGCGATCGCTTGTTTGCCGCCATCAAGTACCGATGCCCAGCCGACAAAACTGTGAATCATGCCGGCATACTGTTTCAGCCACACCGGCACCCCGGCTTCTTGCAGCCGCGCCCCATAGGCTTCGGCTTCATCGCGCAGCACATCGCATTCAGCAGTGATAATAAGTGCCGGTGGCAGGTTACTTAAGCTATCAGCCAGCAGGGGAGAAGCATAGGGATTTTGTCCATCCTCCCCACTGCTGAGATAGTGATGCCAGAACCAGATCATCTCGTCATGGCTTAAACCATAGCCCCCTTGCCCATAAAGCCGGTAAGACTCGGTTTCAAAGCCATAACAAGTTACGGGGTAAATTAGCAGTTGATGCACGATGGCTGGAGAACCTTTATCTCGCGCCATGAGTGCTACCGCCGCAGCGAGATTGCCGCCGGCGCTATCCCCTCCCACAGCAATGCGAGTGGGTTCACCATTGATCACAGCGGCATTCGCGGCACACCAGGCAGTCGCAGCAAAAGCATCTTCGACAGCGGCGGGAAACTTATGTTCTGGGGCGAGTCGGTAATCTACCGACACCACCACACACTTCGCATCCCTCGCCAACAAGCGACAAATATTATCTGCCGCATCCAGATCGCCCAGTACCCACCCGCCACCGTGAAAATACACCAGCACCGGCAAGGGTGTGCTGCTTTGTGGGCTATAAATACGAACCGGAATATTGCCATCCCCGCCAGGAATGGTTCGATTTTCGATGTGAAAAACGGCTGGTGGTTTGAGCGCTTTCCCTCGCACTTTTGCGGCGAGTTCCCGTGCCTGTGCTGGTTCGAGGGTAGTAAGGGCCGGTAATTCCAGCCGATCTAGTTGCTGCAAAAATTTCTGTACTTGTGGATTGAGCGACATTAATCTTCTACGCGATCAACTTGTTTCAGATGAATGTGCTTGCGTCCTAAGGAAATTTCAAACTCATCTCCCGGTTGGAGTTCCATTTGTTTGGTGTAGGCAGCACCGATCAAAAGGTTTCCGTTCGTTTGCACGCTAATGCGATAGCTTGCTGTCCGTCCCCCGCGCCCAGATCCTTCAGAATTTCCATCAAGATCGATTCCTTCCGCATCTATCAGTGCGTTAAGGAACTTCATAATGTTGACCCTTTCCAATCCGTTTTTGGTAACGGTGTAGTAACCGCAGGCTTTCGCTTTTTCTTCTTTGCTGAGATTGGAAAGCTCTTTAACTTTCTTCAGCAGGTCTTCACCTGTTAGAACTTGAGGAGTTTTTGCTTTAGCCATTAAATCACACCTTAGAAAAATTATTCAATGATTCTATCATTAACTAGCTAAAACACAAGAGGATTTTTAAGGATTTAGTACCGGCTCTATCCAAAGATGGGAGAGCGAGAATTAAATCGCCCTAAAATTCTACCTGAAGGAATCACCCTCAAAGATGTACCGACCCGCTAGGCTTAATGACTGCAACTCATCTTGAGTCTTGTTAGTTGCCCACCGATTAATTTCTCTCTTCCTCGTCTCCCGCTCCCCCTTTCCCCCCCTATTTTAATGACAGGTATTGCTAAGGGATGCGATCTTGCTCTGTGTAGCCGGCATCGGCACAAGCAACGAGAATTTCCAGCTAGATATTATAAAGGAGGAAAAGACGGAAGCGATCAAGAATTTGGCATTTTGCACATTGAATAACGTTGGTGCCGGCACTCTCTTGCCCCACCTTTTCCCTCACCGAGCTAAGCTTTAGTTGTTGCTGAAAGCGCCTGCTCAAGCTGGTTACAGGCTGCTTCAATTTTGTCAATGCTACCGGGATTTACCAACCCGTAGTAGTCAAAAACATACACTCGGTTGTTCTGAGTCGCTCTTAGCTTTCCCCAGAAAGGCTCAGACTTAAACTGCTTGAGATTTTCCTGTCTGGTGTCCACAACTAAGATCATTTCGGGATTTGCCTGCAACACTTTTTCTGCCGAAAGCGTCACATACCCACCGATGGGACTTTTACCTTGTAAGTCTGCCACGACATTATTTGCCCCAAATTTAGCCAGCAAATCGCCCGTCCAACTGTTTTTGTTGGGTGAGAGAATCGGTTGGCGGCTCACGAGCACTAAAGTAGATGGAGAGTCGGTTGCCGGCTTTTCGATAAACGTTTGATAGCGTGACAACAGTGGCTGAGGATCGGCACCAATTGCTTGAGCGAGGCTTTTAGTGATTTCTGCAAGGTCATCCCATTTATCAATCTGGGTGGAGAGAGTGGGAATCCCTAGCTCTTTCAATTTTGGCAGGATTTCAGCATGAAACTCCTCACTCCCGACAACGAGATCGGGTTTGAGAGCGACAATTTTTTCCAGATTGGGGGGCGTTTGACCCTTGCTAACTTGCGCGATTCCCTGAAAGCGGGCATCCTCTTCAAATAACTTGCTGCCTGTTATGCCAACGAGTTTGGTTTTGTCCAGCCGGTAGATAATATCCGAAGAGAGAGAGGTGAGGGTGACAACTCTTTCGACTACCTTTTTAGAGGTGTCTGTTGGCGAGTTCGTGGCAGGGGCGCAAGCGACTAACACAACACTTAATAAGAGTGCGGCAACGGCGAATATCCAACGACGAAGCATAAAAACCTCCGGGTTTGAAACGCAATATTTAAGGAGAATGGAAAATTTTTCAGCTTCCCTTCTTTCCCTTTTCTGCTCAGTCATCGGGAAAACAATCAACCCGAAACCGCAACAGAGGGGGAAATCGGGCAAATTTGAGGGCCAACCGGCGTCTGCAGAACGACAACTTCGACGTCAAAAACTTGGGCGAAATTTTCAGCAGTCAGAACTTGTGCCGGCGTCCCGATGTCACTCAGCCGCCCATGCTTAAGCATGGCGATGCGTGAACTATACCGCGCCGCTAAGTTTACCTCATGCAGTACCGTTACAATTGATAGTCCTTGTTGCTGGTTGAGTTTTTTGAGGAGTTCCAGCAGTTGCAGCTGATAGTGAATATCTAAATAAGTTGTCGGTTCATCTAATAACAATACGCGCGGCGATTGTGCCAGCGCCAGTGCCAAAAATGCCCGCTGCCGTTCTCCCCCGGAGAGTTGTTCGACGGGGCGATCGCTAAATGGTTCAATCCCTGTCTCAACAATTGCCTCCTCAACTTTGGCGCGATCTTCTGCATTGAGTTCCCACTGCCACCAAGGTTGATGCGGTGTTCTCCCCAACCCGACTAACTGCCGCACTGTCAAGCCGGCGGGAATTGGTTGCTGTTGCGGCAAAATTGCCAATTTTTGCGCGACTACATTTGCCGGCTGGCTGTGAATGGCTTTTCCATCTAAAATGACTGTGCCTTGCTGGGGTTGCAGGATGCGGCTAAGAAGTTTAAGCAAGGTAGATTTACCTGAACCGTTTGCGCCAACTAAACTCAGCCACTCGCCCGGTTGTAGGGTTAAGTCAATGTCATGAATCACAGGCGTTGTATCGTAACCACCGGCAAGATTTTGAACTTCTAAGGGCATGATCTGGGGAGAGAGGCAGAGGGGGAGAAGGGGAGAAGTTTATATAATCAGAAAAACAAGTTTTTTGGCAACGTCCCAGAGGGGGAGAAACGTTAATTTTGAGATTTAGACAAATTCAACTGAGTATGTGAATGAATATCTAACGTTTTAATTGCTACTAAGTAAGTAGATAAAATTAAGCATCAGCCTTAAAAAGGGACATGGGGAATTTGCTACATTATCTCCCCCCTTATAAACGTGTCGGGGCAATAGATCGGCGAGACAGCAACCAGATAAACAAGGGCGATCCCAGAAGTGCGGTGACAGCACCCACCGGCAACTCAACTGCCCCCAAGCGAGATAACATATCGGCAAACGTTAGGACTAAAGCCCCGCCAACGGCTGAAAGCGGCAAAACCCAGCGGTAGTCTGTTCCCACTAGCAGCCGCACGCCATGCGGTACGATTAAACCGACAAATCCAATTAAGCCGCCCACACTAACAGCACCGGCAGCGAGTAAAGTAGCGACGCCTCCGATTAAAATGCGTGATCGCATTAAAGAAAATCCCAATCCCACTGCAAGATCGTCGCCTAAATTTAAGATATTAACTGAACGTGCTAGCAGACAGCCGGCGACTAATGCTATCAAAATATAAGGGCCGGCTAATCTCACTTCTGACCATCCTCTGCCATTGAGACTGCCAATCAGCCAATTGAGGGCAACTTGCACCCGCCCATCATCTGCCAACAACAGCATGGTTGATTGAGTTGCACCAAAGAGGGAACTAACCGCAACTCCGCCTAAAATTAATCGTTCTACTGAAACGCCGGTGCTTTTGGTACGGGCAATAAAATAAACAAATACGGTTGTTAATATGGCCCCAATCCAAGCGGCTAAGGGCAACCAAGCGGTAAATAATCCTAAAGTTACTAACCCTACAGCAACTAAACCTGCGCCGGCAGAAATTCCCAATAAAAAGGGATCAGCTAATCCATTCCGCAACATTCCTTGTAGCAACGCACCCGACATTCCTAAAGCCGCCCCAACCACTAACGCTGCCATTGTGCGCGGCAGTCGTAAATCCCAGAGAATCGTTTGATTGATCGGATCACCTTGATGTTGCACCGCTTGCCACAACTGGGCAAAACTCAGGGAAACAGCACCTTGAGATAAGGAAAGTGCAACCGTTAGAAGCAAGCAAATACCCAAAATGATGCCGGCTTGCCAAGCGCTGTTACCTCGTTTACTCATGATTTTGTAAAGTTTCTAATAATGTTTTGAGAATGAGATAAACAGACGTAGCCCCGGCATCTGGGTGGCCGGCACTGCGATCCCCTAAATAACTTGCCCGTCCCTTTTTTGCCACTAAGGGAATGGTGTTTTTTACGCCCTCTTCTGCCGCTGTTACGGCCCGATTTAAGGCTTCTTTTGTCTCCATTCCTTCAGCGATGGCGTTTTTAAAAGCGTCAGATGCCGGCAGCAAAGCATCGAGCATTGTTTTATCACCTAACTGCGCTTTACCACGTTGAATAACGCCATCAACCCCGGCTTCTAAAAACGCGCTCATATCTTGATCAGTTAATTCTAATTTGCCGGCAACCGCTGTACTCGCGCGTAAAAATAGCGTGCCATAAAGCGGCCCACTCGCACCCCCGACACTAGAAATCAGCGTCATACTTACTGCTTTAAGAATGTCTGCAATATCTTTGTCAGCGACGCTAGGTAACTGCGTTAAAACTTTTTGAAAACCGCGATTCATATTAATGCCGTGATCCGCATCGCCAATTGCAGCATCTAATTCAGTTAAGTAGTCTTTATTTTCCTGTATCGTGACAGCGATGGCTTGTAACCACTGCACGATTTGCTCTTTTGTTACCATAATGCCTCCTTTAAATTCCCCATCGTAAGCTTGGCGTTTTCACCGGCGCATCCCAAAATTTAAGCATTTCCTCATCTAACTTTAGCAAGGTAATCGAACAGCCTTGCATATCTAAAGCAGTCATATAAGGGCCAATTAAATTGCGGACAATTTGAATTTTATGCTGTTCACAGATTTTTGCCAAGTGTCGATAAACAATGTATAACTCAGAAAGAGGAGTGCCACCCATGCCATTCACAAAAGCTAAAACTGAATCACC of the Microcoleus sp. FACHB-68 genome contains:
- a CDS encoding alpha/beta hydrolase is translated as MSLNPQVQKFLQQLDRLELPALTTLEPAQARELAAKVRGKALKPPAVFHIENRTIPGGDGNIPVRIYSPQSSTPLPVLVYFHGGGWVLGDLDAADNICRLLARDAKCVVVSVDYRLAPEHKFPAAVEDAFAATAWCAANAAVINGEPTRIAVGGDSAGGNLAAAVALMARDKGSPAIVHQLLIYPVTCYGFETESYRLYGQGGYGLSHDEMIWFWHHYLSSGEDGQNPYASPLLADSLSNLPPALIITAECDVLRDEAEAYGARLQEAGVPVWLKQYAGMIHSFVGWASVLDGGKQAIADIAGQLHAFWHKESG
- a CDS encoding ABC transporter substrate-binding protein, producing the protein MLRRWIFAVAALLLSVVLVACAPATNSPTDTSKKVVERVVTLTSLSSDIIYRLDKTKLVGITGSKLFEEDARFQGIAQVSKGQTPPNLEKIVALKPDLVVGSEEFHAEILPKLKELGIPTLSTQIDKWDDLAEITKSLAQAIGADPQPLLSRYQTFIEKPATDSPSTLVLVSRQPILSPNKNSWTGDLLAKFGANNVVADLQGKSPIGGYVTLSAEKVLQANPEMILVVDTRQENLKQFKSEPFWGKLRATQNNRVYVFDYYGLVNPGSIDKIEAACNQLEQALSATTKA
- a CDS encoding iron ABC transporter permease yields the protein MSKRGNSAWQAGIILGICLLLTVALSLSQGAVSLSFAQLWQAVQHQGDPINQTILWDLRLPRTMAALVVGAALGMSGALLQGMLRNGLADPFLLGISAGAGLVAVGLVTLGLFTAWLPLAAWIGAILTTVFVYFIARTKSTGVSVERLILGGVAVSSLFGATQSTMLLLADDGRVQVALNWLIGSLNGRGWSEVRLAGPYILIALVAGCLLARSVNILNLGDDLAVGLGFSLMRSRILIGGVATLLAAGAVSVGGLIGFVGLIVPHGVRLLVGTDYRWVLPLSAVGGALVLTFADMLSRLGAVELPVGAVTALLGSPLFIWLLSRRSIAPTRL
- the dhaL gene encoding dihydroxyacetone kinase subunit DhaL; this encodes MVTKEQIVQWLQAIAVTIQENKDYLTELDAAIGDADHGINMNRGFQKVLTQLPSVADKDIADILKAVSMTLISSVGGASGPLYGTLFLRASTAVAGKLELTDQDMSAFLEAGVDGVIQRGKAQLGDKTMLDALLPASDAFKNAIAEGMETKEALNRAVTAAEEGVKNTIPLVAKKGRASYLGDRSAGHPDAGATSVYLILKTLLETLQNHE
- a CDS encoding DUF72 domain-containing protein, encoding MAIHIGTSGWSYDHWQGILYPHQLPPRERLHYYIQRYQTVEVNSTYYRWPPDATFSGWQQRLPEGFLMTVKAPRGLTHSTRLYSPERWLDRMDAGLHCLGDKLGILLVQLPPKFACDLPRLAYFLQRTPAWIKLTVEFRHPSWHRHEVFELLEQRNAAYCVMSGANLPCILRATASFVYVRLHGPDQNFLYGGSYSDNDLHWWADRIREWEAQGRSVFVYFNNDGEGNAVRNADTLKGFLGV
- a CDS encoding AbrB family transcriptional regulator, which gives rise to MAKAKTPQVLTGEDLLKKVKELSNLSKEEKAKACGYYTVTKNGLERVNIMKFLNALIDAEGIDLDGNSEGSGRGGRTASYRISVQTNGNLLIGAAYTKQMELQPGDEFEISLGRKHIHLKQVDRVED
- a CDS encoding GerMN domain-containing protein; translated protein: MNRQSTFRALFLLLTVCTVNACSTSVTTAVPSPNPSPQVTASQSASNVTNSQQNNGVKQVAQGASNSIKAAKTKVKVFFPKNSATTQNFTDVEAVWRTTESQSVATFAIEQLIAGPQAAERQKGLADAVKLRGNSNCGRNFTISVTNGVAKVKFCKDVVSSGVGDDARAKTAINATLKQFPTVKSAIILDKNGNCLADHSGENLCLKTAQR
- a CDS encoding nucleotidyltransferase domain-containing protein, with amino-acid sequence MPAINDIKPLMPALLWGLSLTLLLLFVGFLYLFGQSMRAVILETIIAALQPIDWVLALWQGGSAAHGYTDEWSDIDIAVIVEDNRVQDTFDILEQALKKISEIQFKWRVPEPAWHGHSQCFYQLEGVNPFLQIDFAVIKRSSHNDFLEVERHGNVVVGFDKANLVTRPAINQSKHLQEMQARLAILKNNFDFLQIFVKKELNRGNLVAAISNYHSHTLNPLVEVLGMVYRPNRYDFETKYFNRDFPPEVIARVEQLYCVMNLADLAKKQQEAEVLFAETVKKAEAGLNIS
- a CDS encoding ABC transporter ATP-binding protein; its protein translation is MPLEVQNLAGGYDTTPVIHDIDLTLQPGEWLSLVGANGSGKSTLLKLLSRILQPQQGTVILDGKAIHSQPANVVAQKLAILPQQQPIPAGLTVRQLVGLGRTPHQPWWQWELNAEDRAKVEEAIVETGIEPFSDRPVEQLSGGERQRAFLALALAQSPRVLLLDEPTTYLDIHYQLQLLELLKKLNQQQGLSIVTVLHEVNLAARYSSRIAMLKHGRLSDIGTPAQVLTAENFAQVFDVEVVVLQTPVGPQICPISPSVAVSG